TCTGACACGCACTGTACAAGAAGTGTAGTCCAACGGGCAACAGCAAGCTACGGCGGTTAGTAACGTACGAGTACTGTGCCGGAGGTGATAATATTTACGCGGCTCCACAATGTCCAGCAGCCGGTGGATTCATTGTAACATTTGCTTCCATTTGCTGGATAAAAAGGATCGCAAGTTTTATCAATTGTCCTGCCGCCACGTCCTCTGCAAACAATGTATGGGCAGAACGAGTAAGtgaacgccaccaccactgggaCGGGTACTTGGGGTCGAAAAGCTGattgttgcttttgtttcgctcctcTTCCGCAGATCGTGGAACGGTCTGTCCCGTTTGTCAGAAACCGCTGGATCGCTTCACCGAGCTGACAAATCAGGTTCGTTTTTATCAAATATTAGACCCTAAAAGTTTCGTCGAAGAATAGCCCCGTACCGCTTTCCGTTGCAGATGGATCGCGAGGACAAAATGTTTTTCGATCCGGGTGTAGTCAGAGCACTACATGTGGTTGGCCAGAATGTACTATTTCAGCACCGACAGCGCGAGCATCTTGTTCAACAAATCATCCGCCGTGTAGGTACCACAGATTTTCG
The nucleotide sequence above comes from Anopheles bellator chromosome 1, idAnoBellAS_SP24_06.2, whole genome shotgun sequence. Encoded proteins:
- the LOC131215705 gene encoding RING finger protein narya-like, with the translated sequence MSSSRWIHCNICFHLLDKKDRKFYQLSCRHVLCKQCMGRTNRGTVCPVCQKPLDRFTELTNQMDREDKMFFDPGVVRALHVVGQNVLFQHRQREHLVQQIIRRREGLPKLREMENQLRQRIVETQRRYEKLRTYRRNLQERLRSTSPRASPRGQSSTAGLGAGERCRRPMPYGSPAPSTIIRESSPSSQNHQRRKP